The genomic DNA CACCGACCCGGCCGGCACCGGCACGGTCGCGTCGTTCACCGAGGCGGGCACGTACCGGCTGAGGCTCACCGCCACGGACGGCGCGAAGTCGGCGTCGAGCACGGTGACCGTCACCGTCACCCCGCTCAGCGCCCAGGTCAACGTCGCCCCCTCCGCGACGGCCACCGCCTCCTACACCTCACCGTGGGAGAAGGTCGCGGCGGTCAACGACGGCATCGACCCGCCGCGCTCCAACGACGGCGCCAACCCGCGCTGGGGCACCTGGCCGCAGCAGGGCACCCAGTGGGTGCAACTGCAATGGCCGTCGCCGGTGCGGCTGAACAAGGCCGAGGTGTACTTCTTCGACGACGGCGGCGGCGTCCGCGTCCCCGCGTCGTGGAAGATCCAGGCGTGGAACGGCCAGGAGTTCGCCGACGTCACCGGGGCGGGGTCCTACCCGGTGGCCGCCGACGCCTACAACGCGGTCTCCTTCGACACCGTGGCCACCACCCGGCTGCGCGTCCAGCTCGAAGCCGCGCAGGCGTCGGTCGGGCTGCTGGAGGTCAGGACGTACGCGGTGCCGCCGGACTCGGTGCGCCCCGTGCACGTGCCGACGGCCGCCGGCACGCTGCCCAGGCTGCCCGCCTCGGTCGAGACGCTGTACGCCGACGGCGGCCGCGGCACGGCCGCCGTGACCTGGCAGCAGGTGACGCCCGAGCAGGTGCGGACCGGGGGCACCAGCTTCGCCGTCACCGGCCTGGCAGAGGGACTGAGCGAGCCGGTCCGGGCCACCGTGTACGTCCGGGCGAACCCGGCCGTGACGATCACTTCTGTCGGCGAGGAGCAGGTGCGGACCGAGGCGGGCACGGCGCCGTCGATGCCGTCGACCGTCGTGGCCACCTACAACGACGGCTCCAAGGACAGCTCGGCCGCCGTCACCTGGGCGGCGATCTCGCCTGAGCAGTACGCCGCGCCGGGCACGTTCACGGTGACCGGGGAGGTGGCGGGCACCACGGTCGCCGCCAGGGCGACGGTCACCGTCGAGTAGGACCATTCGTCCCGCCCCCGCCCGCCCCTCCCGCGGGCGGGGGCCGGCCCGCTCGCACCGGCGGTGAAGCGTGATCCACACGAGGCCGTGCGGACATGAAATCTGGTGGAATGACCGCTACGCTCGCAACCATGTCCGACCTCCCCGATCGCGATCCCCGGCAGATGCGCCCCTCCGACCGTGATCGCGACCGCACGCTAGACATCCTGCGCGCGGCCACGGAGGAGGGCCGGCTGCCGATGACGGAGTTCCACGAGCGGCTCGACCTCGTCTACTCCGCCAGGACCTACGGCGAGCTGGAGCGGATCACCCACGACCTGCCCGACACGACGCCGCGGACGGAGCCCGCGAGCGGCGGGGCGCGCAGCCGGGCCGGCAAGCTGGGGCTGGCGTTCATGGGCGGTTTCACCCGGGCCGGCCGCTGGCGGGCGGCCCGGACGTTCACGTCCGTGACGGTGTGGGGCGGCGGCACGATCGACCTGCGCGAGGCGATCCTCGACGGGAACGAGATCCGGATCAGGGCGTTCGCGATCATGGGCGGCGTCGGCGTCATCGTCCCCGAGGACGCCGACGTGGAGGTCTCCGGCGTCGGGATCATGGGCGGCTTCGACCACCGGGCCAACGGGCCGGGCCGGCCGGGCGGTCCCCGGGTGGTGGTCACCGGCCTCGCGTTCTGGGGCGGGGTCGGCACCATGCGCAAGCGCCGCGAGGGCCGCAAGGACGACAGCGCCGGATAGTCCCGCCTAGTCCTCCGGCAGGAGCGTGCCGAGCGGCCCCAGATCCAGGTTGAGGTCGGCCGGGGTCAGGTCGAACCGCTCGCACAGCTCGTTCATGGCCTCCTCCAGCTTCATCAGCGTCAACCCCAGCGTCTCGACCTGCTCGTCCGACAGGTCGCCCTGCTCCATCCGGCGGATCGACTGGCGCTCGACGAGCTGGCGCACCAGCTCGACGAGCGTGAGCACGAGCCGGGACAGGTCGCGCTCCACCGCCTCGGGATCGGTCTCGATGCGCAGCCGGGGCGAGCGCGCCTCCCGGCCGGGCCGGTCAGGGCTGGTCGAGGACATCGTAGGGTTCGGACTCCCGGATCGAGGTGATCAACGCCCGGATGGAGATGCGGACCAGGTCGATGTCGGCGATGGACAGGACGAGGTCGCCGCTGATGACCACGCCGCCGGCCAGCAGCCGGTCCAGCAGGTCGACCAGGGCCACCCGCTCCGACGGCAGGCGCCCCTCGGCGGCCAGGGCGGCGCCGCGCGTCTCCTCGAACGTCACGCCGCGCCCCCGTCCCCGCGGACGTCTCCTGCCGGGTCGTCCAGGACCGCGAACGAGTAGGGCGCCCACGGGCCCGTGAGCTCGATCTCGCCACCCTGGGCGCGCAGCTCCTCCAGGGCGCGCGCGAACTCCTCGCCGCGGTCGTCGTCCACCAGGTAGGCGCCGTTCAGCACCATCCCCTCCGCGCGCCCGGAAAGCTGCGGGTCCTGCGCCCGGTGCCGC from Nonomuraea muscovyensis includes the following:
- a CDS encoding DUF1707 SHOCT-like domain-containing protein encodes the protein MSDLPDRDPRQMRPSDRDRDRTLDILRAATEEGRLPMTEFHERLDLVYSARTYGELERITHDLPDTTPRTEPASGGARSRAGKLGLAFMGGFTRAGRWRAARTFTSVTVWGGGTIDLREAILDGNEIRIRAFAIMGGVGVIVPEDADVEVSGVGIMGGFDHRANGPGRPGGPRVVVTGLAFWGGVGTMRKRREGRKDDSAG
- a CDS encoding gas vesicle protein K, with amino-acid sequence MSSTSPDRPGREARSPRLRIETDPEAVERDLSRLVLTLVELVRQLVERQSIRRMEQGDLSDEQVETLGLTLMKLEEAMNELCERFDLTPADLNLDLGPLGTLLPED
- a CDS encoding gas vesicle protein; the encoded protein is MTFEETRGAALAAEGRLPSERVALVDLLDRLLAGGVVISGDLVLSIADIDLVRISIRALITSIRESEPYDVLDQP